Proteins encoded in a region of the Perognathus longimembris pacificus isolate PPM17 chromosome 11, ASM2315922v1, whole genome shotgun sequence genome:
- the LOC125359981 gene encoding olfactory receptor 2AJ1-like — translation MMGHKNYTLNFGSDFILGGLFSSSKASLAFFSCVSVIFIMSVTENTLMILLIRGDSRLHTPMYFLLSHLSFMDILHISNIVPKMITNFLSGSRTISFVGCGFQLFVSLILLGSECLLLAAMSYDRYAAICHPLRYPVIMKEAVSRLMAAGSWLVGTLNAIIHTVIVMHLPFCDSNVIDHYFCEFPALLKLSCVDTSNYERGVDVSAIVFLLIPFSMISVSYVQILHTVFQMKSSEAQKKSLSTCSFHMVVVIMYYGPFIFTYMTPRPYHTPGLDKFLALFYTILTPTLNPIIYSFRNKDVLAAVKNVLQSYIRNKK, via the coding sequence ATGATGGGACATAAGAATTACACCTTAAACTTTGGTAGTGACTTCATACTTGGGGGACTTTTCTCATCTTCCAAAGCAAGTCTAGCCTTCTTCTCATGTGTATCTGTCATTTTTATTATGAGTGTGACAGAAAATACGCTCATGATCCTCCTCATCCGAGGGGACTCACGACTCCATACCCCAATGTACTTCCTGCTCAGCCATCTCTCCTTCATGGATATCTTGCACATTTCCAACATTGTCCCCAAAATGATTACCAACTTTCTGTCGGGCAGCAGAACCATTTCCTTTGTGGGTTGTGGCTTTCAGTTATTCGTGTCTCTCATCCTACTGGGCAGCGAGTGTCTCCTCCTGGCTGCCATGTCCTATGATCGCTATGCAGCCATCTGTCACCCACTGCGCTACCCAGTGATCATGAAGGAGGCTGTCAGCAGACTCATGGCTGCAGGATCCTGGCTGGTTGGGACTCTGAATGCAATAATTCACACAGTTATTGTAATGCACCTTCCATTCTGTGATTCCAATGTCATCGATCACTATTTCTGTGAATTCCCTGCCTTGCTGAAATTGTCCTGTGTAGACACATCAAACTATGAAAGGGGAGTTGATGTTAGTGCTATTGTTTTTCTGCTGATCCCTTTCTCCATGATCTCTGTGTCTTATGTACAAATTTTACACACTGTGTTTCAAATGAAATCCTCAGAGGCACAGAAAAAGTCCCTTTCCACCTGTTCCTTCCACATGGTTGTAGTCATAATGTACTACGGAccatttattttcacatatatgaCACCTAGGCCATACCACACTCCAGGCCTGGATAAATTCTTGGCCCTATTCTACACCATCCTCACACCCACACTCAACCCCATCATCTACAGCTTTAGGAACAAAGATGTTCTGGCTGCTGTGAAAAATGTACTCCAAAGTTACATTCGGaacaaaaagtaa
- the LOC125359987 gene encoding olfactory receptor 2AJ1-like, with product MMGHKNYTLNFGSDFILGGLFSSSKASLAFFSCVSVIFIMSVTENTLMILLIRGDSRLHTPMYFLLSHLSFMDILHISNIVPKMITNFLSGSRTISFVGCGFQLFVSLILLGSECLLLAAMSYDRYAAICHPLRYPVIMKEAVSRLMAAGSWLVGTLNAIIHTVIVMHLPFCDSNVIDHYFCEFPALLKLSCVDTSNYERGVDVSAIVFLLIPFSMISVSYVQILHTVFQMKSSEAQKKSLSSCSFHMVVVIMYYGPFIFTYMTPRPYHTPGLDKFLALFYTILTPTLNPIIYSFRNKDVLAAVKNVLQSYIRNKK from the coding sequence ATGATGGGACATAAGAATTACACCTTAAACTTTGGTAGTGACTTCATACTTGGGGGACTTTTCTCATCTTCCAAAGCAAGTCTAGCCTTCTTCTCATGTGTATCTGTCATTTTTATTATGAGTGTGACAGAAAATACGCTCATGATCCTCCTCATCCGAGGGGACTCACGACTCCATACCCCAATGTACTTCCTGCTCAGCCATCTCTCCTTCATGGATATCTTGCACATTTCCAACATTGTCCCCAAAATGATTACCAACTTTCTGTCGGGCAGCAGAACCATTTCCTTTGTGGGTTGTGGCTTTCAGTTATTCGTGTCTCTCATCCTACTGGGCAGCGAGTGTCTCCTCCTGGCTGCCATGTCCTATGATCGCTATGCAGCCATCTGTCACCCACTGCGCTACCCAGTGATCATGAAGGAGGCTGTCAGCAGACTCATGGCTGCAGGATCCTGGCTGGTTGGGACTCTGAATGCAATAATTCACACAGTTATTGTAATGCACCTTCCATTCTGTGATTCCAATGTCATCGATCACTATTTCTGTGAATTCCCTGCCTTGCTGAAATTGTCCTGTGTAGACACATCAAACTATGAAAGGGGAGTTGATGTTAGTGCTATTGTTTTTCTGCTGATCCCTTTCTCCATGATCTCTGTGTCTTATGTACAAATTTTACACACTGTGTTTCAAATGAAATCCTCAGAGGCACAGAAAAAGTCCCTTTCCAGCTGTTCCTTCCACATGGTTGTAGTCATAATGTACTACGGAccatttattttcacatatatgaCACCTAGGCCATACCACACTCCAGGCCTGGATAAATTCTTGGCCCTATTCTACACCATCCTCACACCCACACTCAACCCCATCATCTACAGCTTTAGGAACAAAGATGTTCTGGCTGCTGTGAAAAATGTACTCCAAAGTTACATTCGGaacaaaaagtaa